GTGCCGATCACGGTGGCATACGCCTTCTGCTTTTCGGTGATCGGATCGACCTTCAGCACATCGGCGTACTCCAGGCCGCGCGGTGCGGACGGGTCGAGCTTGTCACCACGCGCGCCATCGTCGGTGGCACTGCCATCGACCAGGCGCGACTCGCCATTGGGGGTTGCGGCGCTGATGGAATCGGGCGATTTGTCGCCACTCTTCATGAAGGCGGCGGTGGCGATGCCACCGACCAGCAGCGCGCCCGCTGCGACCAGGACAGTTGTAGTTGTGCTTTTCATGACCTGCTCCTTGCGGACCATCCGCAACGTTCTCGGACCAGATTGCAGCATGCGCTGCCTGAACGGAATCTCCACATTTCCTGCTCATTGCTGTAACCCATTCAGCGTCGGGAAATGCTGGGCCCGTGGTAGCGTTTGCATATCCCCAACCAGGATTCCCGCCATGGCCAACCCGATGCTGCTGCCGGTACTGCAATGGGCCCGCCGGCTGCGCTACCCGACCCTGTTCAAACTCACCGCCGGCCTGTTCGTGCTGACGTTGTTCATCCCGGACCCGATTCCGTTCGTCGATGAGCTGGTGCTGGGCTTCGGCACCCTGCTGCTGGCCAACTGGAAGAGCCGCAACGCCATCACGCCCCCGCCGCTGGAACAGCGTTGAGCGTGCTGGTCGACAGCCACTGCCATCTGGATGCCAGCGAGTTCGACCGTGACCGCGCCGCCGTGGTCGAACGTGCGCAGGCGGCTGGGGTGCGCCTGCAGGTGGTACCGGCGGTGACCGCGGCCAGCTGGCCGAAGCTGCGCGAGGTCTGCCAGCAGGCGCGGGGACTGTACCCGGCCTACGGCCTGCATCCGATGTTCCTGGCCGAGCACCAGCCCGGGCACCTGCCCCTGCTGCGCGGGTGGATCGAGCGCGAACGCCCGTGTGCGATCGGCGAGTGCGGCCTGGACTTCTTCGTCGAAGGACTGGATGCCGAGGCTCAGCAGGTGTATTTCATCGGCCAGCTGGCACTGGCCCGTGAATTCGAGCTGCCGGTGATCGTGCACGCGCGACGCGCGGTGGATGCGGTGATCGCCGCCATCCGCCGCATCGGCGGCCTGCGCGGCGTGGTGCACAGCTTTTCCGGCAGCCCCGAACAGGCCGCGCAACTGCACCGGCAGGGCTTCCTGCTTGGCCTCGGTGGCCCGCTGACCTACGAGCGCGCGCAACGGCTGCAGCGGCTGGTGCGCGAGATGCCGCTGGAACAGCTGCTGCTGGAAACCGACGCACCCGACCAGCCCGACGCCGGCATCCGCGGCCAGCGCAACGAACCGGCGCGGCTGGCGACCATTGCCCGCCATGTGGCCGCGCTGCGCGGGATGGAGCTGGACGCCGTGGCCCAGGCCACGACGGAGAATGCGCGGCGGCTGTTCGCGCTGCCCGCAATGTAACGGTAGGTGCCGGCCGCTGGCCGGCATCTGCGCCGATTCAATCATTCCGGCGTCGCCGGCCAGCGGCCGGCACTACCGTCACGCGTCGGCGTGATCCTCGACCACTTCAGCCTTCACCTTCTTCGGCTCCAGCAGCATCTCCAGCGCCTTGCCCACCGCCGCGAAGGCGAACGCGCCGGTGATGTGGGTTGCCGCGCCCAGGCCGGCGCCACAGTCCAGCTTCAACGCCGCATCGGCGCCGAGGTTCGGGCGGAGGCCACAGACGCTGCCATCGGCCTGCGGGTACTTCACGTTCTCCAGCGAATACACCGCCGGCACGCCGAAGTAGCGCTTGGCATTCTTCGGGAAGTTGAACTCGCTGCGCAGCTTCTTGCGGATCAGCGCCAGCATGGCGTCGTGCTCGGTGCGCGAGACATCGCGGATGCGCACCAGGGTCGGGTCGGTACGGCCACCGGCGGCGCCAACGGTCAGCAGCGGCAGCTTGCGGCGGCGGCACCAGGCGATCGTCTCGACCTTGACCCGGAAGCTGTCGCAGGCATCGATCACCAGATCGAACCCCCGGTCCAGCAGCTCGGCCATGTTGGACACGGTCAGGAACGCCTGCACGGCATCCACCTCGATGTCCGGATTGATCGCACGGCAGCGCTCGGCCATCGCCTCGGCCTTGTTGCGCCCGTAATTGCCTTCCATCGCCGGCAGCTGCCGGTTGGTATTGGACACGCAGATATCGTCGGCATCGATCAGGGTCAGGTGGCCGACCGCCGAACGGGCCAGCGCCTCTACCACCCACGAGCCGACGCCGCCCATGCCCACCACCGCCACGCGGCTGCCCTGCAGGCGCTCGAGTGCGCCCACGCCATACAGCCGTTCGATGCCGGCGAAGCGTTGTTTGACCTGTTCGTTCATCGGGCTATTTTAACGTGCAGGTGCCGGCGCCCGCAGTACGCCAGCATCGAACCCACCGTTGCATGCCCGGAGAGCCCGCATGAATGCCAGCCCGCCCCGCCGCCTGTCCATCGCTCATCGCTACCTGTTCGTGCTCGGCCTGGGCCTGCTGGTCGGCCTGATCGCCACGGTGATGGTCGGCCGTGCCCTGCAGGCCCGCCGTGACCCGTTTCCGGACAGCCTCATGCAGGTGATGCAACGGCAGTCACAGCTGCTGCTGCAGGCCCAGCAGCAGAACCGCTGCAGCCTGGCCGACAGCGTTCCGCGGCTGCAGGCCATGCGCCTGTTGTCCAACGATCTGGATCTGGCCTTTCCCGGGCTGAAGGACAGTGCGCAGTTCCAGCAGCACGCCAGCCAGCTGCGCGGCAACCTCAACACGGCACTGGCCTCACCGCCAGGCGACTGCAAGGCCCTCGCCCAGGTGGTGGAAACACTGCAGGCGGACTGCCGTGCCTGCCACCAGGACTTCCGCTGACGCGCATTCATCCTGCAGCCGGTCAGGACACGCACGGTTGGCGCGTTGTTCACGTTCGAAAGGAGAGGATTCGTCCACCCTGCTGCATGACGCAGTACCACCCAACGCACCCGCCTTCACGGCCAGGAGACGCCCCATGAAGATCCAGCTCATCGCTGCCAGTGCCATCGCAACCCTCGCCCTGGCTGGCTGTGCCACCCCCGGCGGCTACGGTGGCGGTGGTTACAACAACGGCTACAACAATGGCGGCTACGGCAACAATGGTGGATACAACCAGGGCCGCTGTGCCGACTGCGGCATCGTGACCCGCATCAACACCGTGCAGTCCGGCCGTACCGCCCCCAGCGCTACCGGCGCGATCCTCGGCGGCATCGTCGGCGCCGTAGCCGGCCATGAGATCTCAGACCACACCGGTGGCAGCCGCGGCAACAAGAACATCGCCGCTGCTGCAGGCGCGGTCGGTGGCGCACTGGCCGGCAACCAGATCCAGAAGAACGTGACCAGCGATACCTACGACATCAGCGTGCGCATGGACGATGGCCGCACCATCGTGGTCAACCAGCGTGACCTCGGCGGCATCCGCGAGAACACCTACGTGCGCGTGGTCAACGGCAAGGTCATCCTGCGCTGATCCGCACCGGGCCATGCGCAAAGAAAAAGGCCCGCTTGCGCGGGCCTTTTTCATGCCGACGGGCGGCGGGTATTACACCGGCTGCACCTTGTCAGCCTGCAGGCCCTTCTGGCCCTGCACGACTTCAAAGGTCACCGACTGGCCTTCCTTGAGGCTCTTGAAGCCCTGGGTCTCGATGGCGCGGAAGTGCACGAACACGTCCTCGCCATTCTGCCGGCTGATGAAGCCGAAGCCCTTTGCATCATTGAACCACTT
This portion of the Stenotrophomonas sp. WZN-1 genome encodes:
- a CDS encoding DUF6116 family protein — protein: MANPMLLPVLQWARRLRYPTLFKLTAGLFVLTLFIPDPIPFVDELVLGFGTLLLANWKSRNAITPPPLEQR
- a CDS encoding TatD family hydrolase, with amino-acid sequence MSVLVDSHCHLDASEFDRDRAAVVERAQAAGVRLQVVPAVTAASWPKLREVCQQARGLYPAYGLHPMFLAEHQPGHLPLLRGWIERERPCAIGECGLDFFVEGLDAEAQQVYFIGQLALAREFELPVIVHARRAVDAVIAAIRRIGGLRGVVHSFSGSPEQAAQLHRQGFLLGLGGPLTYERAQRLQRLVREMPLEQLLLETDAPDQPDAGIRGQRNEPARLATIARHVAALRGMELDAVAQATTENARRLFALPAM
- a CDS encoding tRNA threonylcarbamoyladenosine dehydratase encodes the protein MNEQVKQRFAGIERLYGVGALERLQGSRVAVVGMGGVGSWVVEALARSAVGHLTLIDADDICVSNTNRQLPAMEGNYGRNKAEAMAERCRAINPDIEVDAVQAFLTVSNMAELLDRGFDLVIDACDSFRVKVETIAWCRRRKLPLLTVGAAGGRTDPTLVRIRDVSRTEHDAMLALIRKKLRSEFNFPKNAKRYFGVPAVYSLENVKYPQADGSVCGLRPNLGADAALKLDCGAGLGAATHITGAFAFAAVGKALEMLLEPKKVKAEVVEDHADA
- a CDS encoding cytochrome c; translation: MNASPPRRLSIAHRYLFVLGLGLLVGLIATVMVGRALQARRDPFPDSLMQVMQRQSQLLLQAQQQNRCSLADSVPRLQAMRLLSNDLDLAFPGLKDSAQFQQHASQLRGNLNTALASPPGDCKALAQVVETLQADCRACHQDFR
- a CDS encoding glycine zipper 2TM domain-containing protein, with the protein product MKIQLIAASAIATLALAGCATPGGYGGGGYNNGYNNGGYGNNGGYNQGRCADCGIVTRINTVQSGRTAPSATGAILGGIVGAVAGHEISDHTGGSRGNKNIAAAAGAVGGALAGNQIQKNVTSDTYDISVRMDDGRTIVVNQRDLGGIRENTYVRVVNGKVILR
- a CDS encoding cold-shock protein produces the protein MADRETGTVKWFNDAKGFGFISRQNGEDVFVHFRAIETQGFKSLKEGQSVTFEVVQGQKGLQADKVQPV